The Silene latifolia isolate original U9 population chromosome X, ASM4854445v1, whole genome shotgun sequence genome contains the following window.
CCTATTGTGATTAATTCTCTCATTGATTCTGCAATTAGGAGCCACAGTCGCCCCAAAACCTTTAAATCGGTTATCCATGCCCTTAAGGAAGCTGGTGATGCTCTTTTTGAGGAGACAGAACCAGATTTTGAATACCAAACCCAAGTGGAACCCCCCGCCGTCTCTGTAACAACGACCCTGAACCAAGAAACTAATGCAGTTAGCTCCCCTATCCCTACCACAATCCCCGCCAAAGGATGGAACAACGTGGCTAAGGCAAAACCAGGATGAGCCCGCACCACTGTAATCATAGTGCGAATTCTACGGAGATTGACATCGCCGAGGATGATATTCTTTGGAGAACTACAATTTTGGAAGTACACCTTAATGGGTAATGTCCTAGGAGCTAAACCTACCACTGCTCAGATGCAGGCCTACGTATCTAAGCACTGGAATCATGTTTCCCTTCCCACTGTCCAATACTTCAGACGGGGCTGGTTCTCTTTCCGCTTCACAACGCAAGGAGACATGGATGAGGTTCTAAAAGGTGGTCCCTGGACCATGGGGAATAGCTCTCTAGTGTTGAAGCAATGGACTCCTACTTTCTCTATGGAGATGGACAAAATTTCCACTGTCCTTATTTGGATCCTCTTCCCGGACCTTGACCCTTTCCTTTGGTCGGATGCTGTCCTCAGCAAGCTTGCTAGCAAAGTAGGAAAGCCAATGTATGCAGACATGACAACAACCACCAAAGCCCGCCTTTCTTTTGCTCGTGTCCTTGTGGAAGCTGACCTCTACACTGATCTGCCAGAAAACATCATCCTCAATACCCCTACCATGGCCAAATCtcacagagagtggtgtatgaaTGGAGGCCCTATTATTGCGTTTGCTGTGGAAAAATGGGGCACACGGAGAATTTCTGCAAACTTAACAAAGCCAAACCCCTAAACAAACCAGTCTGGCAGCCTAAACCTGTTGCAACTACAGCTTCCTGCCCCAACATGGAACCTGTGCCCCCTCTTTTTACTCCTGCCAAGAGTGATAAGCCCAAAATTTCACCCCCTAAACATCCATCTAGCACTGAGGATATCATGGTCACTGTACAAAATAGCTTCGCAGCTCTGAGTGATGAAGAAACTGCTCCAGACAGCCTAGATGACGACACTCTAGGCTTAGTTGAAACTGTTGACCCCCTTCCACCAGATAAGCATGAATATAGCCTCCTGGAACATTAGAGGCTTCAATGACAGCCTAAAGCACACTGAGGTTAGTAAGTTTTTGCATCTCCATAGAGTGGATCTTTTTGGCCTCCTTGAGACTCATGTAAAGGATCACAAGGAACATGCTATCATGAATAAATTTCCCAAGTATGAGATTATCAGCAACAAGACTCGTGGCAGAATCTGGTTGTTCTATAATCCTGCTACTGTGGTCGTAAATAACATCGTCCTACATGAGCAACTCATCCACTGTACTGTTACTTCTAAAGCTATTAACCTCTGTGTGGCTACCACTTTTGTCTATGGTATGAATGACCCCCAGGACAGACATCGTCTCTGGGGTAAGCTCATTTCTATCTCCCCCTTAGCATCCCCTGGTTGGTAACTGGTGACTTCAACGTTGTTAGGGATCTAACTGAGCGCAAAGGCCCTAACCCTCCTTCCCTTCTTGACATCATGGACTTTAATGCCTGCCTTGCCCAGTGCCTTTTGGATGATATGAACTGCACTGGCGCCGAGTTTTCCTGGACCAACAAACATGAGCACCAAACGAGAACCTGGGCCCACCTTGATAGGGTCCTCATCAACCCTGCTTGGACCTCTCTTTTCCCAGCCTCCGTAGCTGAATGCCTTCCACCTGGAATTTCTGACCATGCTCCTCTCCTGGTTTCTTTTGGAGGAGGCCAAAAATTCACAAAAAAATTTAGCTTTCTCAATGCCTGGACCATGAACCCTGACTACCACACAATTGTTGCCGCTGCTTGGGCTTCTCCCTGCTATGGCACTCCCACCTATCAGCTTTACTTCAAGCTCAGAATGGTCAAAAAGGCCCTCACTGCCCTTCATAAACAAAGCTACTCGGACATTGTTGCGCGCCTGAAAGATGTCCAAAAAGACCTGGAGACTTGCCAGATGAATCTTCAGAATGATTTGTTCTCCCCTACCCTTATCGCTCTTGAAAGGGATCTTATTTGTAAATACAAAGAACTAAGCACAGCTGAAAATGACATGTTTTTCCAACGAGCCAAAACCGCCAACATTAGAAAGGGCGACTCGTCCTCTAGTTATTTTTTTGCAAAAATTGCCACACGAAGACATCAAAGCACTATTGGATCAATTACGGACAAGGACAGGAATGTCAAGAAGGGTATTGATGATGTTAATAGAGCCTTTGTTGAGTATTATGCTGACTTGTTGGGTACTGACGCTACTGTGGGGCAGATTGATGAGGCTATCTTCAGCTCTGGACCCAGGGTCCCTGCAGCTTCTGGTATCCTTCTTACCTCCCCTATCACTTGCACTGAAATCAAGAGTGCCCTCCACAGCATTGGCTCCTCAAAAAGCCCGGATCAAGACGGGTTTTCTTCTGCGTTTTTTAAGACAGACTGGGAATTGGTAGGAGACCTCTTTTGCACAGCCATTGAAGAATTTTTCCGTAAAGGGAAGATGATGAGAAAGGTAAACACCACCCTCCTTGCCCTCATTCCCAAAAAAAGTGTGCCTTCTATGGTACAAGACTTTCGGCCGATTGCCTGTTGCTCCGTTGTGTACAAAACCATCAGCAAGATCATCGCTAACCGTCTCAAATGTGTTCTTCCTGACCTCATTGGCAATGAACAAGCTGCTTTCGTCCAGGGGCGCAACATTTTTGAGAATATCATGATGACCCAAAACCTCATTAAAAATAACAATCAAAGCACTACCACCCCCAGGTGCCTCATTAAGGTTGATATTCGGAAGGCTTTCGACTCCATTCAATGGGTTTTTATCTCAAACATGCTAACTGGGCTCCATTTCCCAGCGACTTTTATTAAATGGGTCATGGGTTGTATTACATCAACTTGGTTCACCCTGAAGATAAATGGCAGCCAGTGTGGTTTTTTCCCGGGTAAATCGGGAGTTCGGCAAGGGGATCCTATCTCTCCTTATATTTTTGTTCTAGGGATGGAACTGCTCTCCAGACACTTACGACGCATCCATCACCTCCACCAGGTCTCTTATCATCCCAAATGTGCGAAATTAAATCTCAACCACCTGATTTTCGCTGATGACCTCATGATCTTTATGAGGGGGGACACTCCCTCTGTTGTGGTTGCTGCCCAGTGCCTTGTTTCCTTTGCATCTATCTCGGGTCTGTATGCGAGTCCTACCAAAACTAGCATCTACTACAGAAGGGTCCACGATGAGGTAAAAAGGCAAATTCAGGCCCTCACAGGCTATTCTGAAGATAATTTCCCTTTCCGCTAACTTGGCATTACTATGAATCCTGGGCGCCTCTCTCCCAGCATGTTCAACATCATGATTGACAAAATTCAGGGCTCTATTCACCACTGGTCTAGCAACCTCCTTTCCTATGCCGGGAAGCTTCAGCTCATCAACGCGGTCGTTTTTGGCTTGGAAAACTTTTGGTGCTCTGTTTTGCTCCTGCCTTCCCACATCATCAAAATAGTCAACAAACTTTGTAAGGACTATTTTTGGGGGATTTCTGGTAAGCAGAGACGGATGACTTTCAAGGGTTGGTCCTCCATTTGCAAGCCTTGGTTAGAGGGTGGCTACAATGTTAAGGAATTGCTTAGCTGGAATAAAGCGCTCCTTAGCAAATGGGTCTGGCATCTCACTCAAAACAGAGACGGAATATGGGACCGTTGGAACCGTACTTACAACTACAGAGACCACACTATTTGGGAAGCTCAGTCTAGGAGTTGGCACGCCGAAAGCTGGCGTGATATTATCAAAACGAAAAATTTCCTTCTTGAAATTGCAGGCTCAAGTGCAAATGCTCAACGGATGTTGAATGCCTGCGTCACTCACGGTCAGTTCAGTGTTGGCAAGGCGTACCACTTTTTCAGGGATAAGGGACACTCCACGAGGTGGGTCGCTGCCCTCACGGCCCCTTGTATCATGCCCAAGCACCGTTTGTGCACCATTCAAGCTGGACAACGTCAACTCCCAACTGTTGACAACTTAAGCAAGCGAGGTTTCTTCCACATCAACTGGTGTTGCCTCTGTTGCAACGCCTCAGAGTCCCACAGGCACCTTTTCTTCCGATGTCCTTTCTCGCTCCAGGTGAGGAATTTCATGCTTCTCTGGCTTGGTTTCTCGGTGTTAGGGGACGCTTACGATATAAAAGACTGTCTCTACAAACTTTTGGGAGGAAGTAAACAGAAAAAATGGAGGAACGATGCGGCCGCCATTTGTGTGTAGTTTGGTATGGTCTATGAAACGGAATGCGAGAAACACTCGAATTTTCGGAGGAGCTGCTAAAACCCCTGCCCAGATTGCTACCTCTCTTCAGCAAACGTTAAAACTCAGGTTCTCGGACAACTCGGATCGACGAATGCAAAACTGGCTGGCAACTAGAACTTAATGGTTGTgttctcgtttttttttcttttggctcTTAGTTTTTTCGTATTGTTAGTCCATGTTGGATTTTGGTTTTTGTAAGTTCCCTTCTCATTtttctttccttatatggatgaataTAATGAGTTTAActttcttacaaaaaaaaaaaaaaaaaaaaattataataataataataataataataataataattttcattaacatattTTCCTATTTGCTTTACCTCTTGAACTCCTCACTAATGaattatcttatttaataatactcataactcaaaaataaatgaaaagacAAGTTAAAATATGAGAATCAATAGTTTATAATGGCTATTAAATAGTTTCCATTCACTAATCCTCCATTTAATAACTATTACTCATGAAATTCCAAATTACAAACTATATTTCATGGTTGAattaaaaaattccaaaaaaaaaggtataacttaccaaaattcacatcaaaatttcttaatttataattaaaattcccattttacaataaaaaaatgtctttcatgtattttgcataggccggcacgtgattgattaattccgtaaaaggaatcgagacttccaaattcttcacaatctccataaattttccaagttggtcatcaaatttggcttggcttgacgactcggaaaaggaagtctaatcacaatgggctccttctccttgaccttgtcttcatttttctttgaaacttcttcttttgatggttctccattcttggagttttgcacaatttcttctttgtcactagcttccacaacttcatcctcaacttgcttcctcggtgcttcatacctcgtaccactcctcaagtgaatggcactaaccgttttatgtcttgggggattactttgaggtggtaattgccccttttgtctttgtgagcttgaagatgctag
Protein-coding sequences here:
- the LOC141617035 gene encoding uncharacterized protein LOC141617035 is translated as MNPGRLSPSMFNIMIDKIQGSIHHWSSNLLSYAGKLQLINAVVFGLENFWCSVLLLPSHIIKIVNKLCKDYFWGISGKQRRMTFKGWSSICKPWLEGGYNVKELLSWNKALLSKWVWHLTQNRDGIWDRWNRTYNYRDHTIWEAQSRSWHAESWRDIIKTKNFLLEIAGSSANAQRMLNACVTHGQFSVGKAYHFFRDKGHSTRWVAALTAPCIMPKHRLCTIQAGQRQLPTVDNLSKRGFFHINWCCLCCNASESHRHLFFRCPFSLQVRNFMLLWLGFSVLGDAYDIKDCLYKLLGGSKQKKWRNDAAAICV